The DNA window ATGAGGACCGCACCCACGAGCACCGCCACAAGGCGGACGAAGCCTACCGCGTGGGTCACGGCAAACGCCCCGTGGAGGCCTATCTGGGCATCGAGGAGATCCTCGACGTGGCCGTGCGCGCGGGGGTGGATGCCATCCACCCGGGCTACGGCTTCCTCTCGGAGAACGCCCTCTTCGCCGAGGCCTGTGAGCGCCGAGGCATCCGCTTCATCGGCCCCAGCTCCGCGGTGGTGCGGACCATGGGCGACAAGGTCGCGGCCAAGCAACTGGCGAAGCAGGTCGGCGTGCCCACCGTGCCGGGCACCACGCTGGAGGGGGACGACACCCGCGTGCTGGCCCAGGCCCGGGAGTTCTTCGCCGAGCACGGCGGCCCCGTGCTCGTGAAGGCGGCCCACGGCGGCGGCGGGCGCGGCATGCGGGTGGTGCGCGAGGAGAAGGACCTGGAGGCGGCGCTGGCCTCGGCGCGCTCGGAGGCCCAGAGCGCCTTCGGTTCATCGGCGGTGTTCCTGGAGAAGTTCCTGGAGAAGGTGCGCCACATCGAGGTCCAGCTCCTGGGCGACCTGCACGGGAACCTGGTCCACCTGCACGAGCGCGACTGCTCCGTGCAGCGCCGGCACCAGAAGGTCATCGAGATTGCCCCCGCGCCCAACCTGTCCGCCGCGCTCAAGCATGCCATCTGCGACGCCGCCGTGAGGCTGGCGCGGGAGGCGGGCTACAGCAGCGCCGGCACGGCGGAGTTCCTGGTCTCCGACGACCACTTCTATTTCATCGAGTGCAACGCGCGCCTCCAGGTGGAGCACACCGTCACGGAGCAGGTCACCGGCGTGGACCTGGTGCAGAGCCAGATTCGCATCGCGGAGGGCTATGCGCTGAGCTCGCCCGAGGTGGGCATTCCCTCGCAGGACGCCCTCCAGCCTCGCGGCTACGCGGTGCAGTTGCGCGTCACCACGGAGGACCCGTCCAACAACTTCATGCCGGACGCGGGCATCATCACCGCGTGGCGCGCGGCCACGGGCTTCGGCATCCGGCTGGATGGCTCGAACGGCTACACGAACGCGCACATCTCGCCGTACTACGACTCCATGCTGGTGAAGGTCATCGCCTACGCCCCGACCTTCCAGGGCGCGGTGATGAAGGGACAGCGCGCGCTGCGCGAGTTCCGCATCCGAGGCGTGAAGACCAACCTCCCCTTCCTGGAGAACGTGCTGCGGCACCCCGCGTTCCAGAAGGGTGAGACGTACACGCGCTTCATCGATGAGACGCCGGAGCTGTTCCACCTGGCGCCCCGGAGAGACCGGGCCAGCAAGCTGCTCACCTACCTGGCCGAGGTCATCGTCAACGGCCACCCCACCATCAAGAAGCACCAGCGGCTCAAGCCGAACCAGTTCCTGGAGCCCCGCCTCCCGGTGGCGCCTCCGGGCGCCCCTCCCCGAGGCACCGCGCAGATCCTCGCGGAGAAGGGCCCTCGGGGCCTGGCCGAGTGGGTGCTGGCGCAGAAGCGCGTGCTGCTGACGGACACGACGATGCGGGACGCGCACCAGTCGCTGCTCGCCACGCGCATGCGCACGCGGGACGTGCTGCGGGTGGCGCCGGCCACCGCGCACCTGGCGTCGGACCTGTTCAGCCTGGAGAGCTGGGGCGGCGCCACGTTCGACACCGCGTACCGCTTCCTCAACGAGGACCCGTGGGCCCGCCTGCGCGCGCTCAAGGCCGCGGCGCCCAACCTGCTGCTCCAGATGCTCCTGCGCGGCGCCAACGCCGTGGGCTACACGAGCTATCCGAACAACGTCGTGGAGGCGTTCATCGACGAGGCGGCCGAGGCGGGCGTGGATGTCTTCCGCATCTTCGACAGCCTCAACGACCTGGGCAGCATGGAGGTCTCCATCAACCGCGTCCTCAAGACGGGCAAGGTGGCGGAGGTGGCCATCTGCTACACGGGCGACGTCGCGAACCCCAAGCGCAAGAAGTACACGCTGGACTACTACGCGGACCTGGCGAAGCGCATCGAGGACTCGGGCGCGCACTTCCTCTGCATCAAGGACATGGCGGGCCTCCTGCGCCCCCGCGCCGCGGCCACGCTGATGGACCGGCTGCGCGAAGTCACGCGGCTGCCCATCCACCTGCACATGCATGACACCGCGGGCAATGGCATCGCCAGCTACCTGGAGGCCATCGAGCACGGGGTGCACATCGTCGACGTGGCCCTGGGCAGCATGGCGGGCCTCACGAGCCAGCCGAGCCTCAATGCCCTGGTGAGCGCGCTGCGAGGACACCCACGCGAGACGGGGCTCGCCAACGCGCGGCTTCAGCCGCTCGCCAACTACTGGGAGGACGTGCGCGAGTACTACGCTCCCTTCGAGAGCGGACTCAAGAGCACGACGAGCGAGGTCTACTACCACGAGATTCCCGGAGGCCAGTACTCCAACCTCCGTCCCCAGGTCGCGGAGATGGGGCTGCTCAACCGGTGGAACGACGTGAAGGACGCCTTCGCGCTCGTCAACGTGCTGGTGGGCGACATCCCGAAGGTGACGCCGTCGTCGAAGATGGTGGGCGACTTCGCCATCTTCCTCCTGAAGAACGACCTGATGGTCCGCGCGGCCACGCTCGCGGAGGCCGCGACGCTCACGCACGCGAAGCTCATCGCGGAGGCGCCGCGCCTGGACTTCCCCTCCAGCGTGGTGGGCTACTTCCGGGGGGAGCTCGGCCAACCGCCGAACGGCTTCCCGGAGGACCTGCGCACGGCGGTGCTCAAGGGGCTGCCACGCGTCGAGGGCCGACCCTCGGCGAGCCTCCCTCCGCTGGACCTGGAGGCCCTGCGCGCCGAGCTGACGAAGAAGACGGGACAGCCCATCTCCCGCGTGGATGCCATCTCCAGCGCGCTCTACCCCCGCGTCATGGCGGGCTACCTGGACGACGCGGC is part of the Myxococcus landrumus genome and encodes:
- a CDS encoding pyruvate carboxylase encodes the protein MAQTSLRPIQKVLCANRGEIAIRVFRACNELGIRTVAIYSDEDRTHEHRHKADEAYRVGHGKRPVEAYLGIEEILDVAVRAGVDAIHPGYGFLSENALFAEACERRGIRFIGPSSAVVRTMGDKVAAKQLAKQVGVPTVPGTTLEGDDTRVLAQAREFFAEHGGPVLVKAAHGGGGRGMRVVREEKDLEAALASARSEAQSAFGSSAVFLEKFLEKVRHIEVQLLGDLHGNLVHLHERDCSVQRRHQKVIEIAPAPNLSAALKHAICDAAVRLAREAGYSSAGTAEFLVSDDHFYFIECNARLQVEHTVTEQVTGVDLVQSQIRIAEGYALSSPEVGIPSQDALQPRGYAVQLRVTTEDPSNNFMPDAGIITAWRAATGFGIRLDGSNGYTNAHISPYYDSMLVKVIAYAPTFQGAVMKGQRALREFRIRGVKTNLPFLENVLRHPAFQKGETYTRFIDETPELFHLAPRRDRASKLLTYLAEVIVNGHPTIKKHQRLKPNQFLEPRLPVAPPGAPPRGTAQILAEKGPRGLAEWVLAQKRVLLTDTTMRDAHQSLLATRMRTRDVLRVAPATAHLASDLFSLESWGGATFDTAYRFLNEDPWARLRALKAAAPNLLLQMLLRGANAVGYTSYPNNVVEAFIDEAAEAGVDVFRIFDSLNDLGSMEVSINRVLKTGKVAEVAICYTGDVANPKRKKYTLDYYADLAKRIEDSGAHFLCIKDMAGLLRPRAAATLMDRLREVTRLPIHLHMHDTAGNGIASYLEAIEHGVHIVDVALGSMAGLTSQPSLNALVSALRGHPRETGLANARLQPLANYWEDVREYYAPFESGLKSTTSEVYYHEIPGGQYSNLRPQVAEMGLLNRWNDVKDAFALVNVLVGDIPKVTPSSKMVGDFAIFLLKNDLMVRAATLAEAATLTHAKLIAEAPRLDFPSSVVGYFRGELGQPPNGFPEDLRTAVLKGLPRVEGRPSASLPPLDLEALRAELTKKTGQPISRVDAISSALYPRVMAGYLDDAARFEDVSILDTPNYFYGMEVGQEIWVDLEPGKTLVISLSAVGEPDEDGLRTVYFALNGHNRTVQVRDRSRAARVEARRQADRSNPNHVAASMPGTVIALHVKSGAAVEAGAPLVTLEAMKMETVVRAPRAGTIAEVATTLKASVQGGDLLAVLQ